One region of Drosophila kikkawai strain 14028-0561.14 chromosome 2R, DkikHiC1v2, whole genome shotgun sequence genomic DNA includes:
- the LOC108072980 gene encoding palmitoyltransferase ZDHHC3 — protein sequence MNYSYSSLSTGGGGSGPGAVDHNRCCGNRAWCVKDICGIVCVVMTWLLILFAEFVVMRLILLPSNYTVFSTLNMIVFQALAFLAFASHIRTMLSDPGAVPRGNATKEMIEQMGYREGQMFYKCPKCCSIKPDRAHHCSVCQRCIRKMDHHCPWVNNCVGENNQKYFVLFTFYIASISVHTLFLVLTQFAECVKNDWRTCSPYSPPATIFLLLFLTFEGLMFGIFTIIMLATQLTAILNDQTGIEQLKKEEARWAKKSRLKSIQSVFGRFSLAWFSPFTEPSSCRTKFHSHFYSV from the exons ATGAACTACTCCTATTCGTCGCTCTCCACCGGTGGCGGTGGATCAGGACCCGGTGCCGTCGACCACAATCGGTGTTGTGGGAACCGGGCCTGGTGTGTCAAGGACATCTGCGGCATTGTGTGCGTGGTAATGACCTGGCTGCTTAtcctctttgccgagtttgtGGTCATGCGCCTCATTCTGCTGCCCAGCAACTATACGGTCTTCAGCACACTGAACATGATCGTATTCCAGGCGCTCGCATTTCTAGCGTTCGCCTCCCACATACGCACAATGCTCTCAGATCCG GGCGCTGTACCCCGTGGCAATGCCACCAAGGAGATGATCGAACAAATGGGCTACCGCGAGGGCCAGATGTTCTACAAGTGCCCCAAGTGTTGCAGCATCAAGCCAGATCGGGCGCATCACTGCTCCGTTTGCCAGCGCTGCATCCGAAAGATGGACCACCACTGTCCCTGGGTCAACAACTGCGTGGGCGAGAACAACCAGAAGTACTTTGTGCTCTTTACA TTCTACATAGCTTCGATCTCCGTGCACACGCTCTTCCTGGTTCTCACCCAATTCGCGGAGTGTGTGAAGAACGACTGGCGCACCTGCTCGCCGTACTCGCCGCCGGCTACCATATTTTTGCTGCTCTTTCTCACCTTTGAAGGCCTTATGTTCGGCATATTCACCATCATCATGCTGGCCACTCAGCTGACGGCTATCCTCAACGATCAGACG ggAATCGAGCAGCTTAAGAAGGAGGAGGCTCGCTGGGCCAAGAAGTCGCGCCTCAAGAGCATACAATCGGTTTTTGGACGCTTTTCGCTAGCCTGGTTCTCACCTTTCACGGAACCTTCCTCCTGCCGAACCAAGTTCCATTCGCACTTCTACTCGGTCTGA